The following proteins come from a genomic window of Methanoculleus caldifontis:
- a CDS encoding uroporphyrinogen decarboxylase family protein, which yields MAGEMTPAERTAAALRFEEPDRVPLFLFFTMYGAKELGLSIREYFSRPEYVAAGQLRLLKKFGGDCVTSFCYAASEVEAWGGEVIFRDDGPPNAGRPPIREADEIEALEVPTVEESPSLLFGLRTIELLKREVGDDVPIIGSVVSPFSLPVIQMGFDAYIDLLYGEPDLFWKLMAKNEEFCVRWANAQFEAGATAVTYADPLASTDMTPLDLYRRTGLVVAKRTIPRIRGDVATGLASARALPVIDDLAGTGSVGVGVSTFDDLAALKRQSAGRLAVIGNLNAIEMCRWTPARAETEVKRAIAAAGPGGGFILSDNHGEIPWQVPGSVLLAISAAVRKWGAYPLEEASL from the coding sequence ATGGCCGGAGAGATGACGCCGGCGGAGAGGACCGCCGCTGCCCTGAGGTTCGAGGAGCCCGACCGTGTCCCGCTCTTCCTCTTCTTCACCATGTACGGGGCGAAGGAGCTGGGGCTCTCCATCCGGGAGTACTTCTCCCGGCCGGAGTACGTCGCCGCGGGCCAGCTCCGGCTCTTAAAGAAGTTCGGCGGCGACTGCGTCACCTCATTCTGCTACGCGGCCTCCGAGGTCGAGGCCTGGGGAGGAGAGGTCATCTTCCGCGACGACGGTCCGCCCAACGCCGGCCGGCCGCCGATCCGGGAGGCCGACGAGATCGAAGCCCTCGAGGTGCCGACCGTCGAGGAGAGCCCGTCCCTGCTCTTCGGACTCCGGACGATCGAACTGCTGAAGCGGGAGGTCGGCGACGACGTGCCCATCATAGGCTCGGTGGTATCCCCCTTCTCCCTCCCGGTGATACAGATGGGGTTTGACGCGTACATCGACCTTCTCTACGGTGAGCCGGACCTCTTCTGGAAACTGATGGCGAAGAACGAGGAGTTCTGCGTCAGGTGGGCAAACGCCCAGTTCGAGGCCGGCGCCACCGCCGTCACCTACGCCGATCCCCTTGCCTCGACGGATATGACGCCCCTCGACCTCTACCGCCGGACGGGTCTTGTCGTGGCAAAGCGGACCATACCCCGGATCCGGGGCGACGTTGCGACCGGCCTCGCCTCCGCACGGGCCCTCCCCGTCATCGACGACCTGGCCGGGACCGGCAGTGTCGGTGTCGGTGTCAGCACGTTCGACGATCTCGCCGCCCTGAAACGGCAGTCTGCGGGGAGGCTCGCGGTGATCGGGAACCTCAACGCGATCGAGATGTGCCGGTGGACGCCTGCCCGTGCGGAGACGGAGGTGAAGAGGGCGATCGCCGCCGCCGGTCCGGGCGGGGGATTCATCCTCTCGGACAACCACGGCGAGATCCCCTGGCAGGTGCCCGGGAGCGTCCTTCTCGCGATCTCTGCTGCGGTGCGGAAGTGGGGAGCTTATCCGCTTGAGGAGGCCTCTCTATGA
- a CDS encoding cobalamin B12-binding domain-containing protein — translation MGPEFQDLPGRAAPLSSSGDELKEALLGVDRMRAGKIIRDACAAGSPVDCIEGLIIPVLEEIGRDWEQGQVALSQVYISGRICEEVVNTMLPPGSPSRRHRPKIAIAVLEDHHTLGKQIILAVLRAGGYEVIDYGSGVTVDSLVESVIRDRIEILLISTLMLPAALRAREAIARIREAMPEVRVIVGGAPFRFDPALWRETGADAFGCSASETLEAVRMMGGAVWPER, via the coding sequence ATGGGACCGGAGTTCCAGGATCTCCCGGGCCGGGCCGCACCCCTCTCCTCCTCTGGCGATGAACTCAAGGAGGCACTGCTGGGTGTGGACCGGATGCGGGCAGGGAAGATCATACGGGACGCCTGCGCCGCGGGTTCCCCCGTCGACTGTATCGAGGGCCTGATCATCCCTGTTCTCGAAGAGATCGGGAGAGACTGGGAGCAGGGGCAGGTTGCTCTCTCGCAGGTCTACATCAGCGGGCGGATCTGCGAGGAGGTTGTCAATACGATGCTCCCGCCGGGCAGTCCCAGCCGCAGGCACCGGCCGAAGATTGCGATAGCAGTTCTTGAGGACCACCACACCCTGGGCAAGCAGATCATCCTCGCCGTGCTCCGGGCGGGCGGTTACGAGGTGATCGATTACGGCTCGGGAGTGACGGTCGATTCGCTCGTGGAGAGCGTGATCCGGGACCGGATCGAGATCCTGCTCATATCCACGCTGATGCTCCCCGCCGCGCTCAGGGCCAGGGAGGCGATCGCCCGCATCAGGGAAGCGATGCCGGAAGTCCGGGTGATCGTCGGGGGCGCGCCGTTCAGGTTCGACCCGGCTCTCTGGAGAGAGACGGGAGCCGATGCCTTCGGCTGCTCGGCGTCGGAGACCCTCGAGGCCGTCCGGATGATGGGGGGAGCCGTATGGCCGGAGAGATGA
- a CDS encoding class I SAM-dependent methyltransferase → MDIFDSVYQGTPPWDIGRPQKEFVDLARRGEITGSVLDVGCGTGEHVLFFAAEGHEAWGIDAAPLAIRKAEEKAAERGLPAHFLVGNVLDLSALGRTFQTVIDSGLFHTLSDEDRPIFAESLATVLAPGGSYFMLCFNEQNPGEYPLPRRITQKEIRENFRDGWSVNYIRPAVFENSILAEGHRAWLASISKIARD, encoded by the coding sequence ATGGATATCTTCGATTCGGTCTACCAGGGCACGCCCCCCTGGGACATCGGCCGGCCCCAGAAGGAGTTCGTCGACCTGGCGAGGAGAGGGGAGATCACGGGCTCCGTCCTGGACGTGGGGTGCGGAACCGGGGAGCACGTCCTCTTCTTTGCAGCAGAAGGGCATGAAGCGTGGGGGATCGACGCCGCCCCCCTTGCGATTCGGAAGGCAGAGGAGAAGGCTGCGGAGAGAGGACTCCCGGCGCACTTTCTCGTCGGCAACGTGCTTGACCTCTCCGCACTCGGCAGGACGTTTCAGACCGTCATCGACTCCGGGCTCTTCCACACCCTCTCCGACGAAGACCGGCCGATCTTCGCGGAGAGCCTCGCGACCGTTCTCGCGCCCGGCGGGAGCTACTTCATGCTCTGCTTCAACGAGCAGAATCCCGGCGAGTACCCTCTGCCGAGGAGGATCACGCAGAAGGAGATCCGGGAGAACTTCCGGGACGGGTGGTCCGTCAACTACATCAGGCCGGCGGTCTTCGAGAACAGTATCCTGGCCGAAGGGCACCGGGCCTGGCTCGCGTCGATATCAAAAATAGCCCGGGATTGA
- the eno gene encoding phosphopyruvate hydratase: protein MTEIDTTIQSIRAREILDSRGNPTVEAEVTLACGAHARAASPSGASTGVHEALELRDGTPGRYNGKGVQRPVNLINHGIGDRLTGFDARDQQAVDRALIDLDGTANKQNLGANTTLAVSMAVARAAATAEGRRLWEYLGDPAEPLLPVPMMNILNGGVHANWQGPDFQEYLIAPYGAPTFAEALRWGAEIYHALKAFLKEKGYSTGVGDEGGFAPAVSSNTEPLDLIVEAIERAGYTPGTQIGIALDPASSSFYHDGAYELRTEGLTLTAAEMVDRYRDLAGAYPIVVIEDGLAEDDWDGWRLLTEAIGDRVELVGDDLFVTNVTRIERGIREGVANAVLIKPNQIGTVTETIAAVRLAQQNGWGAMVSHRSGETVDTFIADFTVAMRTGHLKTGAPARGERVEKYNQLLRIEEAAGGAVRYAGRAGFVR from the coding sequence ATGACCGAGATTGATACAACCATACAGTCGATCCGCGCCCGGGAGATCCTCGACTCCCGGGGCAACCCGACCGTCGAAGCGGAAGTTACCCTCGCCTGTGGGGCGCACGCACGCGCCGCATCCCCCTCCGGGGCATCCACCGGCGTTCACGAGGCGCTCGAACTCCGGGACGGCACACCCGGTCGCTACAACGGCAAGGGCGTGCAGCGGCCCGTCAACCTGATCAACCACGGCATCGGCGACCGCCTGACCGGTTTTGACGCCCGCGACCAGCAGGCGGTGGACCGGGCGCTCATCGATCTCGACGGAACGGCGAACAAGCAGAACCTCGGCGCCAACACGACGCTTGCCGTCTCGATGGCGGTTGCCCGGGCAGCCGCCACGGCGGAGGGCCGCCGGCTCTGGGAATACCTGGGCGACCCGGCAGAACCGCTCCTCCCGGTCCCGATGATGAACATCCTCAACGGGGGCGTGCACGCGAACTGGCAGGGTCCTGATTTCCAGGAGTACCTGATCGCCCCCTACGGCGCCCCGACGTTTGCCGAGGCGCTCCGGTGGGGCGCCGAGATCTACCACGCCCTCAAAGCCTTCCTCAAAGAGAAGGGTTACAGCACCGGCGTCGGCGACGAAGGCGGGTTTGCGCCCGCGGTCTCCTCGAACACCGAGCCGCTCGACCTGATCGTGGAAGCGATCGAACGGGCGGGCTACACCCCCGGTACCCAGATCGGCATCGCCCTCGACCCGGCGTCGAGCAGCTTCTATCACGACGGCGCCTACGAACTCCGGACCGAAGGCCTGACCCTGACTGCCGCGGAGATGGTCGACCGCTACCGCGACCTCGCCGGCGCCTACCCGATCGTCGTCATCGAGGACGGGCTTGCCGAGGACGACTGGGACGGCTGGCGGCTGCTGACCGAAGCGATCGGCGACCGGGTGGAACTCGTCGGCGACGACCTCTTCGTGACGAATGTTACGCGGATCGAGCGCGGGATCCGGGAGGGCGTGGCGAACGCCGTCCTGATCAAGCCCAACCAGATCGGCACCGTCACCGAGACGATCGCCGCCGTCAGATTGGCGCAGCAGAACGGCTGGGGCGCGATGGTCTCCCATCGGAGCGGCGAGACGGTCGATACGTTCATCGCCGACTTCACCGTCGCCATGCGGACCGGCCACCTCAAGACGGGAGCGCCGGCCCGGGGCGAGAGGGTGGAGAAGTACAACCAGCTCCTCCGGATCGAAGAGGCGGCGGGAGGTGCTGTCCGCTACGCCGGACGGGCCGGGTTCGTCCGGTAG
- a CDS encoding prenyltransferase/squalene oxidase repeat-containing protein, producing the protein MISDVERNQTIRFIADRRCASGGYCHYRLDEPNAADTFFALDTLRLLGALAPDPVTDELLLRMQHPDGRYPTFYAGAYALRSLALIGKGPAADPCPWLRSFDPLQGSGERPVESASVFERTCTHLDLCRTLGTHPDELLRDAVLRHLTAYHNPDGGFGRPRSSLIETAHAVAILAMVGEPHGTFGAERFLRRCEDAVFGYLNSPGATPAYLEHLAAGVECAALTGRPLRFPERCRTFVDECRNANGGYSRSIYGGISTLENTRLAIRTLALINQIEHRRDQHDRD; encoded by the coding sequence ATGATCTCAGACGTCGAACGGAACCAAACGATCCGGTTTATCGCCGACCGCCGGTGCGCAAGCGGCGGCTACTGCCACTACCGGCTGGACGAACCCAACGCCGCCGACACCTTCTTCGCACTCGACACCCTCCGGCTTCTGGGCGCCCTCGCACCCGACCCGGTCACCGACGAACTTCTGCTCCGGATGCAGCACCCGGACGGGAGATACCCTACGTTCTATGCAGGTGCCTACGCGCTCCGAAGCCTTGCGCTGATCGGGAAAGGGCCGGCCGCCGACCCCTGCCCCTGGCTCCGGTCATTCGACCCCCTCCAGGGCTCCGGCGAGCGTCCAGTCGAGTCGGCCTCTGTCTTCGAACGGACCTGCACGCACCTCGACCTCTGCCGGACCCTCGGGACCCACCCGGACGAGCTGCTCCGGGACGCCGTGCTCCGTCACCTGACCGCATACCACAACCCTGACGGCGGGTTCGGCCGCCCGCGCTCGTCGCTCATCGAGACCGCTCACGCCGTGGCGATCCTTGCTATGGTTGGAGAGCCTCACGGCACGTTCGGGGCTGAACGGTTCCTCCGGCGGTGCGAGGATGCGGTGTTCGGGTACCTGAACTCACCCGGAGCGACGCCCGCGTACCTCGAGCACCTCGCCGCCGGCGTGGAGTGCGCCGCCCTCACCGGCCGCCCCCTTCGGTTCCCGGAGAGGTGCCGGACGTTCGTCGACGAGTGCCGGAACGCCAACGGCGGCTACTCCCGCTCGATCTACGGCGGGATATCAACGCTCGAGAACACCCGCCTGGCGATCCGGACACTCGCCCTCATAAACCAGATCGAACATAGGAGAGACCAGCATGACCGAGATTGA
- a CDS encoding 4Fe-4S binding protein: MDLTTFFNDEGVDLFAWVDIEHLPDADRRAVLEFLPAARSVIVFGKEIPTPVYRMPQREKTREMLRIAQSLDSAAVRLAGRLDTEGFPARPVPLYLPVQVVDGKVQGVVRLKHVAAAGGLGEIGRNTVLLTPRFGPRQFLSGVVTGSPVGGPGIGDGAASDRAPLCTGCGACIRACPNGAVGPDGVDAFRCRTVRAWVPPPVVPAVKWLLRRQLLIRSIAPLAPFIAGTATIRCSLCVTECPKFPGEERRS; the protein is encoded by the coding sequence ATGGATCTTACGACCTTCTTTAACGATGAGGGAGTCGACCTCTTCGCCTGGGTAGACATCGAGCACCTCCCCGACGCAGACAGGAGAGCGGTGCTGGAGTTTCTCCCGGCCGCCCGGTCCGTGATCGTCTTCGGAAAGGAGATCCCGACCCCCGTCTACCGGATGCCGCAGAGAGAGAAGACCCGGGAGATGCTCCGGATCGCCCAGAGCCTCGACAGCGCCGCCGTGCGGCTCGCCGGCCGCCTGGATACGGAAGGTTTCCCGGCCCGCCCGGTCCCGCTCTACCTGCCCGTGCAGGTCGTCGACGGGAAGGTGCAGGGCGTCGTCCGGCTGAAGCATGTCGCAGCGGCCGGAGGGCTCGGGGAGATCGGAAGGAACACCGTTCTCCTCACCCCCCGCTTCGGCCCGCGGCAGTTCCTCAGCGGTGTCGTGACCGGCTCGCCGGTCGGGGGGCCTGGCATCGGTGATGGAGCCGCGAGTGACCGTGCGCCGCTCTGCACGGGGTGCGGGGCCTGCATCCGGGCATGCCCGAACGGAGCGGTAGGGCCGGACGGCGTCGATGCGTTCCGGTGCCGGACCGTGCGGGCATGGGTCCCGCCCCCGGTCGTCCCGGCCGTGAAGTGGCTGCTCCGGCGGCAGTTGCTGATCAGGAGTATCGCCCCGCTTGCGCCGTTCATCGCCGGGACGGCAACGATCCGGTGCAGCCTCTGCGTCACCGAATGCCCGAAGTTTCCCGGGGAAGAGCGAAGGAGTTAA
- a CDS encoding OsmC family protein has translation MMNSEIPWDRSRMEFNPVDMTVSYDGGMRFSAALPSGESIRIDAHRHLGGGGKTPNPIDYLFASLGGCVGIKILLALSDHDIVPDEMTIAIHATRRQTMPALFDRVHLTITLRAAVDDEVISGIIDQTTTRFCPIAAMFAEVGELTAEHRIVGR, from the coding sequence ATGATGAATAGTGAGATCCCCTGGGACAGGTCCCGGATGGAGTTCAACCCGGTCGATATGACGGTATCGTACGACGGCGGAATGCGGTTCTCCGCCGCCCTCCCGTCCGGCGAGAGCATCCGGATAGATGCGCACCGCCACCTGGGCGGAGGCGGGAAGACGCCCAATCCCATCGACTATCTTTTCGCTTCGCTCGGGGGATGCGTGGGTATCAAGATCCTTCTTGCCCTCTCGGACCACGATATCGTCCCCGACGAGATGACCATTGCGATCCATGCGACACGGAGACAGACCATGCCCGCGCTCTTCGATCGCGTCCACCTGACGATCACTCTCCGCGCCGCCGTGGACGACGAGGTGATCTCGGGGATCATCGATCAGACGACAACCCGCTTCTGCCCGATTGCCGCGATGTTTGCAGAGGTCGGGGAGCTGACCGCCGAACACCGGATTGTCGGGAGATAA
- a CDS encoding PAS domain S-box protein produces the protein MESEPDPSAAELLQMLRDEALDPRSRERLRDGIETLVDENRSLAARAVRAEAERDALLAAIGRQGAVYDRDGRVIAARSDEETGIARALSGNGETAGDVSVSYPDGRPVEPGDLPGDRALAGEDLRSCRLTVRDRSGRIVRLAVSASPVVTSGAISGAAVTWQDVTGEEIDPLFSGLFENLGDIVGIQFPDHTILRYNRAGYEILGVTPEEAKGRKCYKLIGRAGPCTVCATDRALASRRLAVVEKFVPELGRHLECRSSPILDERGEVVFVIEQLYDITDRKRAEDERRAGEVTARALLDAPEELIVLLDPEGRLIDANETSIRRFGLSRESLIGTSLSDLFPPDVAGMYAARLHEVAVSGKPARFEDMWEGRLYDTVLYPVRGADGTVTRIAVTSRDITDRRRVEDALRSLTHDLNERVKELSCLYGISRIVERPGISLDEIFREAALVLPSGWQYPEDAAARITIRGRGFETEGFRETPWRQASPVVVHGEMVGAVEVCYIREMPEADEGPFLREERALVDTVAGRLGRTIELFQAREHLEKTESQFREITQQSFDMIYTCYHDGGIAYISPAVIRILGYTPGELTGRKCRDYVAPSSLPVWEEGRKKVVRGEPVEGLEIEFRRKDGSVAFLELNESPIVRERSVIGVHVVGRDVTERKQNEQLRQQAFEQIERNIEQFAILGDHIRQPLQVILGMSELFDEERITGRIREQVDRINGYITDLDRGWIESRQVREFLRKHELA, from the coding sequence ATGGAGAGCGAGCCCGATCCGTCCGCGGCAGAACTCCTGCAGATGCTGCGAGACGAAGCCCTCGACCCCCGGTCACGGGAGAGGCTGAGAGACGGCATCGAGACCCTGGTTGATGAGAACCGGAGCCTTGCCGCCCGCGCCGTCCGGGCCGAAGCGGAGCGCGACGCGCTCCTTGCCGCCATCGGCCGGCAGGGCGCCGTCTACGATCGCGACGGCCGGGTTATTGCGGCGCGCTCGGATGAGGAAACCGGGATAGCCCGGGCGCTCTCAGGGAATGGGGAGACGGCTGGGGACGTATCGGTCTCCTATCCAGATGGGAGACCGGTCGAGCCCGGAGACCTTCCCGGAGACCGGGCCCTTGCAGGAGAGGATCTCCGGTCCTGCCGGCTGACCGTCCGCGACCGCTCAGGGAGGATCGTCCGGCTCGCCGTATCCGCCTCGCCCGTCGTCACGTCCGGTGCGATCTCCGGTGCCGCCGTCACCTGGCAGGACGTCACCGGCGAGGAGATCGATCCTCTGTTTTCGGGCCTCTTCGAGAACCTCGGCGATATCGTCGGCATCCAGTTCCCTGACCATACCATCCTCCGGTATAACCGGGCCGGCTACGAGATCCTCGGGGTGACGCCGGAGGAGGCGAAGGGACGGAAATGTTACAAGCTGATCGGGCGGGCCGGACCCTGCACGGTCTGCGCGACGGACCGGGCGCTCGCGAGCAGGAGGCTCGCGGTCGTCGAGAAGTTCGTACCCGAGCTCGGCCGCCACCTGGAGTGTCGCTCCAGCCCCATCCTCGACGAGCGGGGGGAGGTCGTCTTCGTCATCGAACAGCTCTACGACATCACCGACAGGAAACGTGCCGAGGATGAACGCCGCGCGGGCGAAGTGACCGCCCGTGCTCTCCTCGACGCTCCCGAAGAGCTGATCGTCCTCCTCGATCCGGAGGGCCGGCTCATCGACGCTAACGAGACATCGATCCGGCGGTTCGGTCTCTCCCGGGAGAGCCTTATCGGCACGAGCCTATCCGACCTCTTCCCGCCGGATGTGGCAGGGATGTACGCGGCCCGCCTCCACGAAGTCGCCGTCTCGGGCAAGCCGGCACGGTTCGAAGATATGTGGGAGGGACGCCTGTACGATACCGTGCTCTATCCAGTCCGGGGTGCGGACGGCACCGTCACCCGGATCGCGGTCACTTCACGGGATATCACCGACAGGAGGCGGGTGGAGGATGCCCTGCGGAGTCTGACGCATGACCTGAACGAGCGGGTGAAAGAACTCTCGTGCCTCTACGGGATCTCCCGGATAGTCGAACGGCCGGGGATCTCGCTCGATGAGATCTTCCGTGAAGCCGCCCTGGTGCTTCCCTCCGGCTGGCAGTACCCGGAGGATGCCGCCGCCCGGATCACGATACGCGGGCGCGGGTTTGAAACGGAGGGGTTCCGGGAGACGCCCTGGCGGCAGGCGTCGCCGGTCGTCGTCCACGGGGAGATGGTCGGGGCGGTTGAGGTCTGCTATATCCGCGAGATGCCGGAAGCGGACGAGGGGCCGTTCCTCCGTGAAGAGCGGGCGCTCGTCGATACGGTCGCCGGGCGCCTCGGCCGGACGATCGAACTCTTCCAGGCCCGTGAGCACCTCGAGAAGACCGAGTCGCAGTTCCGGGAGATCACGCAGCAGAGCTTCGACATGATCTACACCTGCTACCACGACGGGGGGATCGCCTACATCTCCCCGGCGGTGATACGGATCCTCGGCTACACCCCGGGCGAACTGACCGGCCGCAAGTGCCGCGATTACGTCGCCCCGTCGTCCCTCCCTGTCTGGGAGGAGGGGCGCAAGAAGGTGGTCCGGGGCGAACCGGTCGAGGGGCTCGAGATCGAGTTCCGCCGTAAAGACGGGTCCGTGGCGTTCCTTGAACTGAACGAGTCCCCGATCGTCCGCGAGCGGTCGGTGATCGGGGTTCACGTGGTCGGCAGGGACGTCACCGAGCGGAAGCAGAACGAGCAGCTCCGGCAGCAGGCCTTCGAGCAGATCGAGCGGAACATCGAACAGTTCGCCATCCTCGGCGACCACATCCGCCAGCCCCTCCAGGTGATCCTCGGCATGAGCGAACTGTTCGACGAAGAGAGGATCACGGGGAGGATCCGTGAACAGGTCGACCGGATCAACGGTTACATCACGGATCTCGACCGGGGCTGGATCGAGTCGAGGCAGGTCAGGGAGTTCCTCCGGAAGCACGAGCTGGCGTGA
- a CDS encoding sensor histidine kinase, whose protein sequence is MTRKFGVLCCENLAREMAAVVAAGEFPDLVTGTSCIGCGGRRVRWGDEIEGPFQEMQKTCDRICILRCGERFEPPDRPGAGPAVTAPDLMRGVLLPEPLFDACVAEGALMVVPGILSRWKDHIAALGLLGGAPEEFSGGSVRKVVLIDTGIDPESPRLLAVLGEELGIPAVRIPVGIEPLRRYISHLYLEWRLDAANRAFRDAIAAANRRSADYAMTIDILGRITELRSEETVVEEMLNLFTILFGPARIGFAPVDEGVAGRIVSRPPGCYEAGEQGEGLFTEGSLPAGRHGEDGFSIEVRHGTSRLGILLLEGVPVPERMEEYIDISRFIAEVCGLAMKNARTYRRVQEVVHERDAEIGERMRAEKALREANKKLNTLSSITRHDILNQLAGLLGYLEITQMDLESGRLPADPTLIRYVANELQAARTIQRQVEFTRFYQDIGVNEAAWHDAAALIRQVADELPLDGVRVEIGVAGLRVYADPLIGKVFYNLMENSVRHGGEISRISVSSSGAPGGLAIVYTDDGTGIPAADKEKIFRKGFGKNTGLGLFLTREILAITGITIRETGLEGEGVRFEIFVPEGEYRFAGEEGAWRDRG, encoded by the coding sequence ATGACCCGGAAGTTCGGGGTTCTCTGTTGCGAGAACCTGGCCCGCGAGATGGCGGCGGTCGTTGCCGCCGGGGAGTTTCCGGATCTTGTCACGGGGACGTCCTGTATCGGCTGCGGTGGGAGGCGGGTACGGTGGGGAGACGAGATCGAGGGCCCGTTCCAGGAGATGCAAAAGACCTGCGACCGGATCTGCATCCTCAGGTGCGGGGAGAGGTTCGAACCCCCCGACCGGCCGGGAGCCGGCCCCGCCGTGACGGCACCCGACCTCATGCGGGGTGTCCTCCTGCCCGAACCCCTCTTCGACGCCTGCGTCGCGGAGGGGGCGCTCATGGTCGTCCCGGGCATCCTGTCACGGTGGAAGGACCACATCGCAGCCCTCGGACTCCTCGGTGGAGCGCCGGAGGAGTTCTCCGGCGGGTCGGTCCGGAAGGTCGTGCTGATCGATACGGGCATCGACCCCGAGAGTCCCCGGCTCCTCGCAGTCCTCGGTGAGGAGCTCGGGATACCTGCCGTACGGATCCCCGTCGGCATCGAGCCGCTCCGCCGGTATATCAGCCATCTGTATCTCGAGTGGCGGCTGGATGCCGCAAACCGGGCCTTCCGGGACGCCATCGCCGCGGCGAACCGGAGATCCGCCGACTATGCGATGACCATCGATATACTCGGCAGGATCACGGAGCTCCGGAGCGAGGAGACGGTGGTAGAGGAGATGCTCAACCTCTTCACCATCCTCTTCGGCCCGGCAAGGATCGGTTTTGCGCCCGTCGACGAAGGGGTGGCGGGCAGGATCGTCAGCCGTCCGCCCGGCTGCTACGAGGCCGGGGAGCAGGGAGAGGGACTTTTTACGGAGGGGAGCCTGCCCGCCGGACGGCACGGCGAGGACGGGTTCTCCATCGAGGTCCGGCACGGGACCTCCCGTCTCGGTATCCTCCTGCTCGAAGGGGTCCCCGTGCCGGAGCGGATGGAGGAGTATATCGACATCAGCCGGTTCATAGCGGAGGTCTGCGGGCTCGCCATGAAGAACGCCCGGACGTACCGGAGGGTCCAGGAGGTCGTGCATGAGCGCGACGCGGAGATCGGGGAACGAATGCGGGCGGAGAAGGCGCTCAGGGAGGCGAACAAGAAGCTCAACACCCTCTCGTCCATCACCCGGCACGATATCCTGAACCAGCTGGCGGGGTTGCTGGGGTATCTTGAGATCACGCAGATGGATCTCGAGTCGGGACGCCTGCCCGCGGACCCGACGCTTATCCGCTACGTGGCTAACGAGCTCCAGGCTGCGAGAACGATCCAGCGGCAGGTCGAGTTCACCCGTTTCTACCAGGATATCGGCGTGAACGAGGCGGCATGGCACGATGCGGCGGCCCTGATCCGGCAGGTGGCAGACGAACTCCCGCTGGATGGGGTCAGGGTGGAGATCGGGGTCGCGGGGCTCCGGGTCTATGCCGACCCCCTGATCGGGAAGGTCTTTTACAACCTTATGGAGAACTCGGTCCGGCACGGGGGAGAGATATCCCGGATATCCGTCTCCTCTTCCGGGGCCCCGGGCGGTCTTGCGATCGTCTATACCGATGACGGAACTGGCATCCCCGCTGCCGATAAGGAGAAGATCTTCCGGAAGGGTTTCGGGAAGAACACGGGACTCGGCCTCTTTCTCACCCGTGAGATCCTCGCGATCACGGGCATCACCATCCGGGAGACCGGCCTTGAGGGCGAGGGGGTGCGCTTTGAGATCTTCGTCCCGGAGGGGGAGTACCGGTTTGCAGGAGAGGAGGGAGCCTGGAGAGACCGCGGTTAA